The Sphaerospermopsis torques-reginae ITEP-024 genome has a window encoding:
- a CDS encoding type II toxin-antitoxin system RelE/ParE family toxin, translating to MYKFNQFILLGSTPPTFAKATEQTFQTTHSIATESTFQPADSTTFLENRIQKNMTYPVEYINEFGEWYEELDEGTQDSIDAVVELLEERGPNLGAPYSSAINGSRHQHMRELRIQHKGQPYRILYAFDPRRTAILLLGGNKTGNDRWYVENIRKADKLYDEYIQELEDEGLI from the coding sequence ATGTACAAGTTTAACCAATTTATATTACTAGGCTCAACGCCTCCAACATTCGCTAAAGCAACTGAACAAACTTTTCAAACAACACACAGCATAGCGACTGAATCAACTTTTCAACCAGCAGACAGCACGACGTTTTTAGAGAATAGGATACAGAAAAACATGACATACCCAGTAGAGTATATAAATGAGTTTGGGGAATGGTATGAAGAACTGGATGAAGGTACTCAAGACTCCATAGATGCAGTAGTAGAGTTACTTGAAGAAAGAGGACCAAATCTTGGCGCTCCATACAGTTCTGCTATTAACGGTTCTCGTCATCAACATATGCGAGAACTTCGTATACAGCATAAAGGACAACCATACCGAATTTTGTATGCTTTTGATCCTCGTAGAACTGCAATACTACTTCTAGGTGGTAACAAAACAGGTAACGACCGTTGGTATGTAGAGAATATACGAAAAGCTGACAAGCTCTATGACGAATACATACAAGAGCTTGAAGATGAAGGATTAATATGA
- a CDS encoding XRE family transcriptional regulator, with translation MKTKPFSELRKQMTPERRAKNKTRAKLMSLHLTLLELQESLGLKPEEIEAEFNNFEATIAELENQEDIQISTLSRYIKALGGNLKIVAHFPNEEITLAQFE, from the coding sequence ATGAAGACAAAACCTTTCAGCGAATTACGCAAACAAATGACACCTGAACGCCGAGCAAAAAATAAAACTCGCGCCAAACTGATGTCACTCCATCTTACCCTCTTAGAACTACAAGAATCTCTAGGACTGAAACCAGAGGAAATAGAAGCAGAGTTCAACAATTTTGAAGCTACTATTGCTGAATTAGAGAACCAAGAGGATATTCAAATCTCAACTCTTTCTCGTTATATCAAAGCTCTTGGTGGTAATCTCAAAATAGTGGCTCATTTTCCCAATGAAGAAATTACTCTCGCTCAATTTGAGTAA
- a CDS encoding Calvin cycle protein CP12 — protein MTTFNGVNAANNSEKNQQKTIEQAILDAIAEAREVCDQNGINSPNCAVAWDIVEELQAEKAHQQQAKHRQTSLESYCEMYPDALECLMYDL, from the coding sequence ATGACAACCTTCAACGGAGTTAACGCTGCAAACAACTCCGAAAAAAATCAACAAAAAACCATTGAACAAGCAATACTAGACGCTATTGCCGAAGCCAGAGAAGTTTGTGATCAAAATGGTATTAATTCCCCTAACTGTGCAGTAGCTTGGGATATAGTCGAAGAATTGCAAGCAGAAAAAGCCCATCAACAACAAGCAAAACATCGTCAAACATCCCTAGAAAGTTACTGTGAAATGTATCCAGATGCTCTAGAGTGTTTAATGTACGATTTGTAA
- a CDS encoding heme o synthase, whose product MIETNVSRRHHDSFFQVIQSYYQLTKPRIIPLLLITTAGSMWIAAKGQVDPWLLLVTLLGGTLAAASAQTINCIYDRDIDYDMERTRHRPMPSGRVQPRDALIFAIAMAVGSFTLLAVFANLLAALLAFSGIVFYVLVYTHWLKRHSTQNIVIGGAAGAIPALVGWAAVTDTLSWAAWLIFAIVFLWTPPHFWALALMIRDDYAKVGIPMLPVVAGDKATVRQIWFYTVITVTATVLLFYPLHASGIVYVVIALTLGGVFVHKSWRLLQNPEDKTVARELFLYSISYMMLLCLGMVVDSLPITHHLVSTILSQLHLLG is encoded by the coding sequence ATGATTGAGACTAATGTCTCTCGTCGCCACCATGATTCATTTTTTCAGGTGATTCAAAGTTATTATCAGCTAACTAAGCCCCGGATTATTCCGTTGCTTTTGATTACAACGGCTGGTAGTATGTGGATTGCTGCTAAAGGGCAAGTTGATCCTTGGCTATTGTTAGTAACGCTGCTTGGTGGTACTTTGGCTGCTGCCAGCGCCCAAACAATTAATTGTATCTATGACCGCGATATAGATTATGACATGGAAAGGACGCGCCATCGTCCTATGCCTTCTGGTAGGGTGCAGCCTCGTGATGCGTTGATTTTTGCGATCGCTATGGCTGTGGGTTCTTTTACTCTCTTGGCTGTTTTCGCCAATCTCTTGGCTGCACTTTTAGCATTTTCTGGTATCGTTTTTTATGTCTTGGTCTATACCCATTGGCTAAAACGTCACAGTACCCAAAATATTGTGATTGGTGGTGCTGCGGGTGCGATTCCGGCTTTGGTCGGTTGGGCTGCGGTTACTGATACTTTAAGTTGGGCTGCTTGGTTAATTTTTGCTATTGTCTTTTTATGGACTCCCCCTCATTTCTGGGCTTTGGCGTTGATGATTCGGGATGATTATGCAAAGGTGGGGATTCCGATGTTACCAGTAGTTGCTGGTGATAAAGCCACGGTGCGACAAATTTGGTTTTACACGGTAATTACTGTAACTGCTACAGTATTACTGTTTTATCCTTTACACGCTAGTGGTATTGTATATGTGGTAATTGCTTTGACTTTGGGTGGGGTATTTGTCCATAAGTCTTGGCGGTTGTTACAAAACCCAGAGGATAAAACTGTTGCTAGGGAGTTGTTTTTGTATTCCATTTCTTACATGATGTTGCTGTGTTTAGGGATGGTGGTGGATAGTTTACCAATTACTCATCATCTTGTGAGTACAATTCTTAGTCAGTTGCATTTGCTTGGTTAA
- a CDS encoding COX15/CtaA family protein has translation MNEFVLEQQNEAAAPQNSPKEVIRRLVWKICIATLILMAIGSATRVMNAGLACPDWPLCYGELVPAKQMNLQVFLEWFHRLDAALIGFSAIALAGLSWWHRRVLPHWLPWAATFALFLIVFQGILGGLTVTELLRFDIVTAHLGTALLFFTTLLVIGTALSPYQGTGTVGKLPWVGLVAAVLVYLQSLLGALVGSRWALHQCFVGDQLCGVMYSHIFGLVPPTLAILAVVLISWRTPALHPALRKLANMAGGLLILQLLLGVATFRLHLQVEPLTVTHQAVGATLLGTLVVFTVLALRDSTVSHANG, from the coding sequence ATGAACGAATTTGTCCTAGAACAACAAAATGAAGCGGCCGCACCACAAAACAGCCCCAAGGAAGTGATTCGTCGCTTGGTGTGGAAAATTTGCATAGCTACTTTAATTTTGATGGCTATAGGCAGTGCCACCCGCGTGATGAATGCTGGTCTTGCTTGTCCAGACTGGCCTTTGTGTTATGGGGAATTAGTGCCGGCTAAACAAATGAATCTCCAGGTTTTCTTGGAGTGGTTTCACAGATTAGATGCAGCTTTGATTGGTTTTAGCGCGATCGCCTTAGCTGGTTTATCCTGGTGGCATCGTCGGGTTTTACCTCACTGGTTGCCTTGGGCTGCAACTTTTGCTTTGTTTTTAATTGTCTTCCAAGGAATTTTAGGAGGACTTACCGTTACCGAATTGTTGCGGTTTGATATTGTGACTGCCCATTTGGGAACGGCGTTATTATTTTTCACTACCCTTTTAGTCATTGGTACGGCACTTAGCCCTTATCAAGGTACGGGAACTGTAGGAAAACTGCCTTGGGTGGGTTTGGTTGCTGCGGTTTTGGTTTATCTGCAAAGTTTACTTGGCGCTTTGGTAGGTTCTCGCTGGGCTTTGCATCAATGTTTTGTCGGGGATCAACTTTGTGGTGTGATGTATAGCCACATTTTTGGTTTAGTACCACCAACGTTAGCAATTTTAGCTGTTGTCTTAATTTCCTGGCGTACACCTGCTTTACATCCTGCTTTACGAAAATTGGCAAATATGGCAGGTGGGTTATTGATTTTACAACTGCTGTTAGGTGTTGCCACCTTCCGGTTACATCTACAAGTCGAACCTCTCACCGTAACTCACCAAGCTGTCGGTGCTACTTTGTTGGGTACTTTGGTGGTATTTACGGTTTTAGCTTTGCGTGACAGCACGGTTAGTCATGCTAATGGGTAA